The Anolis carolinensis isolate JA03-04 chromosome 2, rAnoCar3.1.pri, whole genome shotgun sequence genome has a window encoding:
- the chmp6 gene encoding charged multivesicular body protein 6 yields MGNLFGRKRRSRVTEQDKAVLQLKQQRDKLKQYQKRISLQLERERAFARQLLKDGRKEKAKLLLKKKRYEEQLLDKTENQISNLERMVQDIEFTQIEMKVIEGLKIGNECLNKMHQVMSIEEVERIMDETQEAVEYQRQIDEILAGSFTVEDEDAILAELDAITQEQIDLPEVPSEPLPEKIPETSPVRVEPKPELVAAS; encoded by the exons ATGGGGAATCTGTTCGGGCGCAAGCGGCGGAGCCGGGTCACCGAGCAGGATAAGGCCGTCCTG CAATTGAAACAGCAGCGAGACAAACTGAAGCAATATCAGAAAAGAATATCACTGCAGTTGGAGCGGGAAAGGGCTTTTGCTCGGCAACTACTAAAGGATGGCAGGAAAGA GAAAGCCAAGCTTCTGCTCAAAAAAAAGCGGTATGAAGAACAACTGCTGGACAAGACGGAAAACCAAATCAGCAACCTGGAACGTATG GTTCAGGATATTGAATTTACACAAATAGAGATGAAAGTTATTGAAGGCCTCAAAATTGGCAATGAGTGTTTAAATAAGATGCACCAG GTCATGTCAATAGAAGAAGTGGAAAGGATCATGGATGAAACCCAAGAAGCCGTGGAGTACCAGAGG CAAATAGATGAGATACTGGCTGGAAGCTTCACTGTTGAGGATGAAGATGCCATCTTAGCAGAATTAGATGCCATCACGCAG GAACAGATTGATCTTCCAGAAGTTCCTTCAGAACCCCTCCCAGAAAAGATTCCAG AAACATCACCAGTCAGAGTCGAACCAAAGCCAGAGCTGGTGGCTGCGTCTTAA